One genomic segment of Phalacrocorax carbo chromosome Z, bPhaCar2.1, whole genome shotgun sequence includes these proteins:
- the KIF2A gene encoding kinesin-like protein KIF2A isoform X4, producing the protein MAAANFGKIQIGIYVEIKRSDGRIHQAMVTSLNEDNESVTVEWIENGDTKGKEIDLESIFSLNPDLAPDEDIEPSPETPPPPTPSAKVNKIVKSRRTVAAVKNDTPARDNRVVGSARARPTQLPEQSSSSQQNARRKSNCVKEVEKLQEKREKRRLQQQELREKRAQDVDATNPNYEIMCMIRDFRGSLDYRPLTTADPIDEHRICVCVRKRPLNKKETLMKDLDVITIPSKDVVMVHEPKQKVDLTRYLENQTFRFDYAFDDTAPNEMVYRFTARPLVETIFERGMATCFAYGQTGSGKTHTMGGDFSGKNQDCSKGIYALAARDVFLMLKKPNYKKLELQVYATFFEIYSGKVFDLLNRKTKLRVLEDGKQQVQVVGLQEREVKCVEDVLKLIEIGNSCRTSGQTSANAHSSRSHAVFQIILRRKGKLHGKFSLIDLAGNERGADTSSADRQTRLEGAEINKSLLALKECIRALGRNKPHTPFRASKLTQVLRDSFIGENSRTCMIATISPGMASCENTLNTLRYANRVKELTVDPSAAGDIRPIIHHAPNQIDDLETQWGVGSSPQRDDLKLLCEQNEEEVSPQLFTFHEAVSQMVEMEEQVVEDHRAVFQESIRWLEDEKALLEMTEEVDYDVDSYATQLEAILEQKIDILTELRDKVKSFRAALQEEEQASKQINPKRPRAL; encoded by the exons ATTGACTTGGAGAGCATATTTTCACTTAATCCAGATCTTGCTCctgatgaagatattgaacCAAGTCCGgagacaccaccaccacctaCTCCATCAGCCAAAGTAAACAAAATCGTGAAG agTCGACGAACTGTGGCAGCTGTTAAGAATGACACCCCTGCCAGAGATAATAGAG tgGTTGGTTCTGCCCGTGCGCGACCTACTCAGCTTCCCGAGCAGTCTTCCTCTTCTCAACAGAATG CACGTAGAAAATCTAATTGCGTAAAAGAGGTTGAAAAATTGCAAGAGAAACGTGAAAAAAGAAGGTTACAGCAGCAGGAACTTAGAGAAAAAAGAGCTCAG GATGTTGATGCTACAAACCCAAATTATGAAATTATGTGTATGATAAGAGATTTCAGGGGAAGTTTGGATTATAGACCACTGACAACTGCAGATCCT ATTGATGAGCACAGGATATGTGTTTGTGTACGAAAACGACCACTCAATAAAAAAG AAACTTTAATGAAAGACCTTGATGTAATAACAATTCCTAGTAAAGATGTTGTGATGGTACATGAGCCAAAACAAAAGGTGGATTTAACAAGGTACCTAGAAAACCAAACTTTTCGTTTTGATTATGCCTTTGATGACACGGCTCCTAATGAAATGGTTTACAG GTTTACAGCTCGACCATTAGTGGAGACCATATTTGAAAGGGGAATGGCCACTTGTTTTGCATATGGGCAAACAGGCAGTGGAAAAACCCAT actATGGGGGGTGACTTTTCAGGAAAGAACCAAGATTGTTCGAAAGGAATATATGCACTTGCAG CTCGAGATGTCTTTTTAATGCTAAAGAAGCCAAACTATAAGAAGTTAGAACTTCAAGTATATGCAACATTTTTTGAGATCTACAGTGGCAAG GTTTTTGACTTGTTGAACAGGAAGACAAAATTAAGAGTGTTAGAAGATGGTAAACAGCAAGTCCAGGTGGTGGGATTACAGGAACGGGAAGTCAAATGTGTTGAAGATGTTCTTAAGCTTATTGAAATAGGCAACAGCTGCAG GACATCTGGCCAGACATCTGCAAATGCACACTCATCTCGAAGCCATGCAGTGTTTCAAATTATTctcagaaggaaagggaagttgCATGGTAAATTTTCTCTGATTGATTTGGCTGGCAACGAAAGAGGAGCAGATACTTCCAGTGCAGATAGGCAGACACGACTGGAAGGTGCAGAAATTAACAAGAGCCTTTTAGCACTCAAG GAGTGCATTAGAGCCTTAGGCCGAAACAAACCTCATACACCCTTCAGAGCAAGTAAACTTACTCAGGTGCTACGAGATTCATTCATAGGAGAAAACTCCCGTACCTGTATG ATCGCTACAATTTCTCCAGGGATGGCATCCTGTGAAAACACCCTGAATACGTTGAGATATGCAAATAG GGTGAAGGAGCTGACAGTTGATCCTAGTGCCGCAGGAGATATCCGTCCCATTATACACCATGCTCCCAATCAGATCGATGACTTGGAGACACAGTGGGGTGTGGGGAGCTCTCCTCAGAGAGATGATCTCAAACTGCTTTGTGAACAAAAC GAAGAGGAAGTTTCTCCGCAGTTGTTTACTTTCCATGAAGCTGTGTCACAAATGGTAGAAATGGAAGAGCAAGTAGTAGAAGACCACAGGGCTGTCTTCCAG GAATCTATTAGATGGCTGGAAGATGAAAAAGCTCTTCTTGAGATGACAGAAGAAGTAGACTACGATGTGGATTCTTACGCTACCCAACTGGAAGCAATTCTAGAGCAAAAAATTGATATTCTGACTGAACTCAGAG ataAAGTGAAATCTTTCCGGGCAGCTCTACAAGAGGAGGAACAGGCCAGTAAACAGATCAACCCGAAAAGACCCCGCGCCCTTTGA
- the KIF2A gene encoding kinesin-like protein KIF2A isoform X2 — protein sequence MAAANFGKIQIGIYVEIKRSDGRIHQAMVTSLNEDNESVTVEWIENGDTKGKEIDLESIFSLNPDLAPDEDIEPSPETPPPPTPSAKVNKIVKSRRTVAAVKNDTPARDNRVVGSARARPTQLPEQSSSSQQNARRKSNCVKEVEKLQEKREKRRLQQQELREKRAQDVDATNPNYEIMCMIRDFRGSLDYRPLTTADPIDEHRICVCVRKRPLNKKETLMKDLDVITIPSKDVVMVHEPKQKVDLTRYLENQTFRFDYAFDDTAPNEMVYRFTARPLVETIFERGMATCFAYGQTGSGKTHTMGGDFSGKNQDCSKGIYALAARDVFLMLKKPNYKKLELQVYATFFEIYSGKVFDLLNRKTKLRVLEDGKQQVQVVGLQEREVKCVEDVLKLIEIGNSCRTSGQTSANAHSSRSHAVFQIILRRKGKLHGKFSLIDLAGNERGADTSSADRQTRLEGAEINKSLLALKECIRALGRNKPHTPFRASKLTQVLRDSFIGENSRTCMIATISPGMASCENTLNTLRYANRVKEFGISPSDIPFSQGSGSRSDLSPSYEYDDFSPSVTRVKELTVDPSAAGDIRPIIHHAPNQIDDLETQWGVGSSPQRDDLKLLCEQNEEEVSPQLFTFHEAVSQMVEMEEQVVEDHRAVFQESIRWLEDEKALLEMTEEVDYDVDSYATQLEAILEQKIDILTELRDKVKSFRAALQEEEQASKQINPKRPRAL from the exons ATTGACTTGGAGAGCATATTTTCACTTAATCCAGATCTTGCTCctgatgaagatattgaacCAAGTCCGgagacaccaccaccacctaCTCCATCAGCCAAAGTAAACAAAATCGTGAAG agTCGACGAACTGTGGCAGCTGTTAAGAATGACACCCCTGCCAGAGATAATAGAG tgGTTGGTTCTGCCCGTGCGCGACCTACTCAGCTTCCCGAGCAGTCTTCCTCTTCTCAACAGAATG CACGTAGAAAATCTAATTGCGTAAAAGAGGTTGAAAAATTGCAAGAGAAACGTGAAAAAAGAAGGTTACAGCAGCAGGAACTTAGAGAAAAAAGAGCTCAG GATGTTGATGCTACAAACCCAAATTATGAAATTATGTGTATGATAAGAGATTTCAGGGGAAGTTTGGATTATAGACCACTGACAACTGCAGATCCT ATTGATGAGCACAGGATATGTGTTTGTGTACGAAAACGACCACTCAATAAAAAAG AAACTTTAATGAAAGACCTTGATGTAATAACAATTCCTAGTAAAGATGTTGTGATGGTACATGAGCCAAAACAAAAGGTGGATTTAACAAGGTACCTAGAAAACCAAACTTTTCGTTTTGATTATGCCTTTGATGACACGGCTCCTAATGAAATGGTTTACAG GTTTACAGCTCGACCATTAGTGGAGACCATATTTGAAAGGGGAATGGCCACTTGTTTTGCATATGGGCAAACAGGCAGTGGAAAAACCCAT actATGGGGGGTGACTTTTCAGGAAAGAACCAAGATTGTTCGAAAGGAATATATGCACTTGCAG CTCGAGATGTCTTTTTAATGCTAAAGAAGCCAAACTATAAGAAGTTAGAACTTCAAGTATATGCAACATTTTTTGAGATCTACAGTGGCAAG GTTTTTGACTTGTTGAACAGGAAGACAAAATTAAGAGTGTTAGAAGATGGTAAACAGCAAGTCCAGGTGGTGGGATTACAGGAACGGGAAGTCAAATGTGTTGAAGATGTTCTTAAGCTTATTGAAATAGGCAACAGCTGCAG GACATCTGGCCAGACATCTGCAAATGCACACTCATCTCGAAGCCATGCAGTGTTTCAAATTATTctcagaaggaaagggaagttgCATGGTAAATTTTCTCTGATTGATTTGGCTGGCAACGAAAGAGGAGCAGATACTTCCAGTGCAGATAGGCAGACACGACTGGAAGGTGCAGAAATTAACAAGAGCCTTTTAGCACTCAAG GAGTGCATTAGAGCCTTAGGCCGAAACAAACCTCATACACCCTTCAGAGCAAGTAAACTTACTCAGGTGCTACGAGATTCATTCATAGGAGAAAACTCCCGTACCTGTATG ATCGCTACAATTTCTCCAGGGATGGCATCCTGTGAAAACACCCTGAATACGTTGAGATATGCAAATAG agtAAAGGAATTTGGAATTAGTCCTTCGGACATTCCCTTCTCACAGGGTAGTGGCAGTCGCTCTGATCTCTCTCCTTCCTATGAGTATGACGACTTTTCTCCTTCAGTCACCAG GGTGAAGGAGCTGACAGTTGATCCTAGTGCCGCAGGAGATATCCGTCCCATTATACACCATGCTCCCAATCAGATCGATGACTTGGAGACACAGTGGGGTGTGGGGAGCTCTCCTCAGAGAGATGATCTCAAACTGCTTTGTGAACAAAAC GAAGAGGAAGTTTCTCCGCAGTTGTTTACTTTCCATGAAGCTGTGTCACAAATGGTAGAAATGGAAGAGCAAGTAGTAGAAGACCACAGGGCTGTCTTCCAG GAATCTATTAGATGGCTGGAAGATGAAAAAGCTCTTCTTGAGATGACAGAAGAAGTAGACTACGATGTGGATTCTTACGCTACCCAACTGGAAGCAATTCTAGAGCAAAAAATTGATATTCTGACTGAACTCAGAG ataAAGTGAAATCTTTCCGGGCAGCTCTACAAGAGGAGGAACAGGCCAGTAAACAGATCAACCCGAAAAGACCCCGCGCCCTTTGA
- the KIF2A gene encoding kinesin-like protein KIF2A isoform X1: MAAANFGKIQIGIYVEIKRSDGRIHQAMVTSLNEDNESVTVEWIENGDTKGKEIDLESIFSLNPDLAPDEDIEPSPETPPPPTPSAKVNKIVKSRRTVAAVKNDTPARDNRVVGSARARPTQLPEQSSSSQQNGSVSDISPVQAAKKEFGPPSRRKSNCVKEVEKLQEKREKRRLQQQELREKRAQDVDATNPNYEIMCMIRDFRGSLDYRPLTTADPIDEHRICVCVRKRPLNKKETLMKDLDVITIPSKDVVMVHEPKQKVDLTRYLENQTFRFDYAFDDTAPNEMVYRFTARPLVETIFERGMATCFAYGQTGSGKTHTMGGDFSGKNQDCSKGIYALAARDVFLMLKKPNYKKLELQVYATFFEIYSGKVFDLLNRKTKLRVLEDGKQQVQVVGLQEREVKCVEDVLKLIEIGNSCRTSGQTSANAHSSRSHAVFQIILRRKGKLHGKFSLIDLAGNERGADTSSADRQTRLEGAEINKSLLALKECIRALGRNKPHTPFRASKLTQVLRDSFIGENSRTCMIATISPGMASCENTLNTLRYANRVKEFGISPSDIPFSQGSGSRSDLSPSYEYDDFSPSVTRVKELTVDPSAAGDIRPIIHHAPNQIDDLETQWGVGSSPQRDDLKLLCEQNEEEVSPQLFTFHEAVSQMVEMEEQVVEDHRAVFQESIRWLEDEKALLEMTEEVDYDVDSYATQLEAILEQKIDILTELRDKVKSFRAALQEEEQASKQINPKRPRAL, encoded by the exons ATTGACTTGGAGAGCATATTTTCACTTAATCCAGATCTTGCTCctgatgaagatattgaacCAAGTCCGgagacaccaccaccacctaCTCCATCAGCCAAAGTAAACAAAATCGTGAAG agTCGACGAACTGTGGCAGCTGTTAAGAATGACACCCCTGCCAGAGATAATAGAG tgGTTGGTTCTGCCCGTGCGCGACCTACTCAGCTTCCCGAGCAGTCTTCCTCTTCTCAACAGAATGGTAGTGTTTCAGATATATCTCCAGTTCAAGCTGCAAAAAAGGAATTTGGACCCCCTT CACGTAGAAAATCTAATTGCGTAAAAGAGGTTGAAAAATTGCAAGAGAAACGTGAAAAAAGAAGGTTACAGCAGCAGGAACTTAGAGAAAAAAGAGCTCAG GATGTTGATGCTACAAACCCAAATTATGAAATTATGTGTATGATAAGAGATTTCAGGGGAAGTTTGGATTATAGACCACTGACAACTGCAGATCCT ATTGATGAGCACAGGATATGTGTTTGTGTACGAAAACGACCACTCAATAAAAAAG AAACTTTAATGAAAGACCTTGATGTAATAACAATTCCTAGTAAAGATGTTGTGATGGTACATGAGCCAAAACAAAAGGTGGATTTAACAAGGTACCTAGAAAACCAAACTTTTCGTTTTGATTATGCCTTTGATGACACGGCTCCTAATGAAATGGTTTACAG GTTTACAGCTCGACCATTAGTGGAGACCATATTTGAAAGGGGAATGGCCACTTGTTTTGCATATGGGCAAACAGGCAGTGGAAAAACCCAT actATGGGGGGTGACTTTTCAGGAAAGAACCAAGATTGTTCGAAAGGAATATATGCACTTGCAG CTCGAGATGTCTTTTTAATGCTAAAGAAGCCAAACTATAAGAAGTTAGAACTTCAAGTATATGCAACATTTTTTGAGATCTACAGTGGCAAG GTTTTTGACTTGTTGAACAGGAAGACAAAATTAAGAGTGTTAGAAGATGGTAAACAGCAAGTCCAGGTGGTGGGATTACAGGAACGGGAAGTCAAATGTGTTGAAGATGTTCTTAAGCTTATTGAAATAGGCAACAGCTGCAG GACATCTGGCCAGACATCTGCAAATGCACACTCATCTCGAAGCCATGCAGTGTTTCAAATTATTctcagaaggaaagggaagttgCATGGTAAATTTTCTCTGATTGATTTGGCTGGCAACGAAAGAGGAGCAGATACTTCCAGTGCAGATAGGCAGACACGACTGGAAGGTGCAGAAATTAACAAGAGCCTTTTAGCACTCAAG GAGTGCATTAGAGCCTTAGGCCGAAACAAACCTCATACACCCTTCAGAGCAAGTAAACTTACTCAGGTGCTACGAGATTCATTCATAGGAGAAAACTCCCGTACCTGTATG ATCGCTACAATTTCTCCAGGGATGGCATCCTGTGAAAACACCCTGAATACGTTGAGATATGCAAATAG agtAAAGGAATTTGGAATTAGTCCTTCGGACATTCCCTTCTCACAGGGTAGTGGCAGTCGCTCTGATCTCTCTCCTTCCTATGAGTATGACGACTTTTCTCCTTCAGTCACCAG GGTGAAGGAGCTGACAGTTGATCCTAGTGCCGCAGGAGATATCCGTCCCATTATACACCATGCTCCCAATCAGATCGATGACTTGGAGACACAGTGGGGTGTGGGGAGCTCTCCTCAGAGAGATGATCTCAAACTGCTTTGTGAACAAAAC GAAGAGGAAGTTTCTCCGCAGTTGTTTACTTTCCATGAAGCTGTGTCACAAATGGTAGAAATGGAAGAGCAAGTAGTAGAAGACCACAGGGCTGTCTTCCAG GAATCTATTAGATGGCTGGAAGATGAAAAAGCTCTTCTTGAGATGACAGAAGAAGTAGACTACGATGTGGATTCTTACGCTACCCAACTGGAAGCAATTCTAGAGCAAAAAATTGATATTCTGACTGAACTCAGAG ataAAGTGAAATCTTTCCGGGCAGCTCTACAAGAGGAGGAACAGGCCAGTAAACAGATCAACCCGAAAAGACCCCGCGCCCTTTGA
- the KIF2A gene encoding kinesin-like protein KIF2A isoform X3, with product MAAANFGKIQIGIYVEIKRSDGRIHQAMVTSLNEDNESVTVEWIENGDTKGKEIDLESIFSLNPDLAPDEDIEPSPETPPPPTPSAKVNKIVKSRRTVAAVKNDTPARDNRVVGSARARPTQLPEQSSSSQQNGSVSDISPVQAAKKEFGPPSRRKSNCVKEVEKLQEKREKRRLQQQELREKRAQDVDATNPNYEIMCMIRDFRGSLDYRPLTTADPIDEHRICVCVRKRPLNKKETLMKDLDVITIPSKDVVMVHEPKQKVDLTRYLENQTFRFDYAFDDTAPNEMVYRFTARPLVETIFERGMATCFAYGQTGSGKTHTMGGDFSGKNQDCSKGIYALAARDVFLMLKKPNYKKLELQVYATFFEIYSGKVFDLLNRKTKLRVLEDGKQQVQVVGLQEREVKCVEDVLKLIEIGNSCRTSGQTSANAHSSRSHAVFQIILRRKGKLHGKFSLIDLAGNERGADTSSADRQTRLEGAEINKSLLALKECIRALGRNKPHTPFRASKLTQVLRDSFIGENSRTCMIATISPGMASCENTLNTLRYANRVKELTVDPSAAGDIRPIIHHAPNQIDDLETQWGVGSSPQRDDLKLLCEQNEEEVSPQLFTFHEAVSQMVEMEEQVVEDHRAVFQESIRWLEDEKALLEMTEEVDYDVDSYATQLEAILEQKIDILTELRDKVKSFRAALQEEEQASKQINPKRPRAL from the exons ATTGACTTGGAGAGCATATTTTCACTTAATCCAGATCTTGCTCctgatgaagatattgaacCAAGTCCGgagacaccaccaccacctaCTCCATCAGCCAAAGTAAACAAAATCGTGAAG agTCGACGAACTGTGGCAGCTGTTAAGAATGACACCCCTGCCAGAGATAATAGAG tgGTTGGTTCTGCCCGTGCGCGACCTACTCAGCTTCCCGAGCAGTCTTCCTCTTCTCAACAGAATGGTAGTGTTTCAGATATATCTCCAGTTCAAGCTGCAAAAAAGGAATTTGGACCCCCTT CACGTAGAAAATCTAATTGCGTAAAAGAGGTTGAAAAATTGCAAGAGAAACGTGAAAAAAGAAGGTTACAGCAGCAGGAACTTAGAGAAAAAAGAGCTCAG GATGTTGATGCTACAAACCCAAATTATGAAATTATGTGTATGATAAGAGATTTCAGGGGAAGTTTGGATTATAGACCACTGACAACTGCAGATCCT ATTGATGAGCACAGGATATGTGTTTGTGTACGAAAACGACCACTCAATAAAAAAG AAACTTTAATGAAAGACCTTGATGTAATAACAATTCCTAGTAAAGATGTTGTGATGGTACATGAGCCAAAACAAAAGGTGGATTTAACAAGGTACCTAGAAAACCAAACTTTTCGTTTTGATTATGCCTTTGATGACACGGCTCCTAATGAAATGGTTTACAG GTTTACAGCTCGACCATTAGTGGAGACCATATTTGAAAGGGGAATGGCCACTTGTTTTGCATATGGGCAAACAGGCAGTGGAAAAACCCAT actATGGGGGGTGACTTTTCAGGAAAGAACCAAGATTGTTCGAAAGGAATATATGCACTTGCAG CTCGAGATGTCTTTTTAATGCTAAAGAAGCCAAACTATAAGAAGTTAGAACTTCAAGTATATGCAACATTTTTTGAGATCTACAGTGGCAAG GTTTTTGACTTGTTGAACAGGAAGACAAAATTAAGAGTGTTAGAAGATGGTAAACAGCAAGTCCAGGTGGTGGGATTACAGGAACGGGAAGTCAAATGTGTTGAAGATGTTCTTAAGCTTATTGAAATAGGCAACAGCTGCAG GACATCTGGCCAGACATCTGCAAATGCACACTCATCTCGAAGCCATGCAGTGTTTCAAATTATTctcagaaggaaagggaagttgCATGGTAAATTTTCTCTGATTGATTTGGCTGGCAACGAAAGAGGAGCAGATACTTCCAGTGCAGATAGGCAGACACGACTGGAAGGTGCAGAAATTAACAAGAGCCTTTTAGCACTCAAG GAGTGCATTAGAGCCTTAGGCCGAAACAAACCTCATACACCCTTCAGAGCAAGTAAACTTACTCAGGTGCTACGAGATTCATTCATAGGAGAAAACTCCCGTACCTGTATG ATCGCTACAATTTCTCCAGGGATGGCATCCTGTGAAAACACCCTGAATACGTTGAGATATGCAAATAG GGTGAAGGAGCTGACAGTTGATCCTAGTGCCGCAGGAGATATCCGTCCCATTATACACCATGCTCCCAATCAGATCGATGACTTGGAGACACAGTGGGGTGTGGGGAGCTCTCCTCAGAGAGATGATCTCAAACTGCTTTGTGAACAAAAC GAAGAGGAAGTTTCTCCGCAGTTGTTTACTTTCCATGAAGCTGTGTCACAAATGGTAGAAATGGAAGAGCAAGTAGTAGAAGACCACAGGGCTGTCTTCCAG GAATCTATTAGATGGCTGGAAGATGAAAAAGCTCTTCTTGAGATGACAGAAGAAGTAGACTACGATGTGGATTCTTACGCTACCCAACTGGAAGCAATTCTAGAGCAAAAAATTGATATTCTGACTGAACTCAGAG ataAAGTGAAATCTTTCCGGGCAGCTCTACAAGAGGAGGAACAGGCCAGTAAACAGATCAACCCGAAAAGACCCCGCGCCCTTTGA